GACCTGGAATTCCCGGCGGAAGCCCTCGCGCGAGTCGCTGACGACCGCGAGCCGGGCCTCCAACCCGAGCCCCAGGTCCGAGAGCAGCAGCTCCATCCCGCACAACAGCAGCCGCCAGCGCGCGTCCGCCCCCTCGTCTCCCGGCAGCAGCGCGAGGAGCTCCAGCACCGCCTCGCTGTCCACCTGGAACAGTTGCTCGGCGAGGAGGATGGCCTCCGGTCCGCCGTAGCGCTCCACCTCGCGCTCGTAGGTGTCGAACTGCACCTTCCACAGGAGCTGCTCCTGGAGGAGCGGCGCGAGCGCGTCGGACAGCTCGCCAGCCAGCGCCCTCATGCGCGCGGGGGTGCCGTGGAAGCGCAACCGCAAGTGCCAGTCCGGATCGCCATAGCGGATGAAGAACCACCCATCCGCCGCCCCCGAGCCGAGCGCGGCCTTCACCAGCGAAGCCACCGCGCCGGTGAGGAGGCGGTCCGCCGTGGCCGCGCCGGTGTAGAGCTTGAGGAACAGCCAGTCCGAGCCAGGGAGGAAGACACGGGCCTGGCTGGAAGGCCGCGGCTCCTCCACGGGGCGGCCTGGTCCCACCGTGAGGCGCGCGGGCTGCTCGGGGCGGGAGCGGACGAAGGGCACCACCAGCTCATGGACGAAGCGACCCTCGGGGCCCTCCACGCCCAGCGCCTCCGGCCCCGGGAACATCTCCACCAGCGTCGCCAGGGGCCGGCCCTTGAGTTTCTGGACCAACGCCTCGACGGCGAGCACGTTGTCCAGATCGATGGGCAGCAGGCTCTCCTCGTCCTCCAGCGCGACGAAGCGGGGCATGCGCCGCTCGGCCCGGAGCGCCTGGATCGCGGAGAAGCGTTGGGCTCCCTCCGCCCTGCCGAGCCCCTCCAGTGTGTCGCGCCCGAGTGTCCATCTGGCCAGACTGAGCACCAACCGCCCATGGGTGACCCTCGGTAGGAAGCCGGCGCCAGCCAGCGGTCCCCAGTCCCACTTCAGCCCGCCCAGGTGCTCCTGGTACTGCAAGGTGCAGAGGAAACGGTAGAGCCCGAGGTTCTGGAACTGGAAGTCGTGCGCGTTGGTCATCCGGGGAAGGACCTCCCGCCCCAGCCGCGCCGAGCGCAGCACGATGCGCGAGTCCTTGACGGAGACTCTCAGATCGGACGCATCGATCTGCCGTTCGCGCGGAGCACCGGACCTGCCCAGATAGGGGATTTCGTACTCGCGCAGGACCGGGCGGGCGAGGATGTTCCCAACCCGGCCCTGGGGCAGGTGGACGATCTCCGCGAACACCACGTCCCGCTGGAGCGCCTCCTCGGCCCGCAGCAGTGCCTCCACCTTGCGGTGGAGCAGGGAATCCCCGTGGCAGAAACGGCCCAGGAGGTTGGCACCGAAGGCGGAGGCGTCCTGGAACAGGAGCTGGAAGCGCCCCCGGGCGAGCGCCTCCTCGGACTCCGCCGCCACGGTCGCCACCACCGCGAAGGAGTCCGGTAGGGGCTGGCGCTGCTTGTTCACCAGGCGCTCGACGAACGCATCATCCAGCTCGAGAACCTGGCGCCCCGTGCACAGGTGCTCCTCCCACCTGCGCAGCAGCACGGTCTCGTGCTCGCCGAAACTGGCGTCCGCGGCCTCGCTGGCCTCCCCGCCCAGGACCAGCCCGGCCAGCAGCGGTGCCACCTCGGCGCTCGGGACGTTGGAGGGGTTGAAACCAATGCCCGCCTCGGCATCCAGTGCCTCCAGGAGGGGGACCTCGCGCCCCTCGTACCGCAGGGTGAACGCCTCACGGAAGCGCTCCAGCTCCCGCTGCGGCGAGGCGGGGGCGAGCCGGTACAGCAACTGGACGCCGCGCTCCAGCTCGCGGACCACCTCCCGCCCCAGCACGGCCTCGGGCGCGGGCTTGATCATGTCCACCTGGAACAGCCGCGGCAGCTCGACGGGCGCGGGCAGCGTCGAGAGCATTCGAGCCACTTCCAGGTAGCGCTCGCTCGGCGCGCCGAGTCCACCGCCATCCAGTTGCTCGAGGGCGGACCGGACCGGGAGCAGCACGTCGGCGAAGCGCGCTCCGCCGGGGAGCCGTTGAAGTTGGGAGATCAGCTCGGGGAGCGCCTCCGGTCCGGTCACCGGCGGCGAGAGCTCGGGCACCAGGAGCTGACTGTCGATCAGCTCCTCGACGAACTCCTCCGCCTCGGCGAGGCTGATCTCTGGATCCCCCTCGACCAGCGCACGCGCCAGCACCTCGGGCGAGGCGCCCTCCCGGGCCCGGGCCAACGTGGCCTCCAGGTACCCGGTCGGCTCGACCGCCACCAGGTGGTACGAGCGAGCCGTGTCGATCATCCGTCCCTCGGCGTAGCGCAGCCGGCCACACGCGCGGTACAGGCTGGTGCTGGGCCGATAGAGGATGGACCGGCGCAACCCGGGCTCGCGAGAGAGGGCCTCCGCGAGAAGGCAGGCGTAGTCCATGTGCAGACGGGTGTGGCGCTGGTAGCTGGCGCGAGGGCCGAGCCGCAGCCGCGTCCGCTCACCCAGCTCGCCCACGGAGCAACCCGCGAACAGTCCGAAGGGGGTGGGCCGCCCCGCCATGCGGAGCACGTAGCGGACCATGCTGCGCTCGACCTTCCCTCCGCGCTCGCTCTCCGGTTCCCGCTCCCAGAGACCCAGACACGCATGGAGGCTCGGCGAGGCCACGAAGAGGGCCTCCCGCACCTCCGGCCGCCGCAGCCATTCGCCCAGACGTCCCCGGAGAAGGGCCTGGTCCCGGCGCAGTGCCGACTCGAGTCCCGGGGAGCCCGGCTGGACGCGCGGGGCCTCCAGCCCCTCCCCCCACCTGATCAGCTCCTCGAAGGGCAACAGGGGCGTGCGCAGCGCGAAGAACCCCGCTGGGGAGAACGCGAACGCCTGGGACTTCTCCTCGGAATGGGAGGGGTTCATGGGCGTGCGAGCTCAGTCGGGGATGGCGGCCAGGAGCATGCCGTCCCAGGTGGGAGGCAAGGGGTGACATGCCGCCAGCAGGGTCAGCGCGATACCGGCGGCACCTTCGAGCAGGGTCCCATCCAGCTCCCTACCCACCTCCTTCTCCTCATCCTCATCATCCTCATCGGTCTTCGGATACCAGGAGAGGAAGCCCGCCAGGCCCTCCCCGGGACGCCTCATCTCCAGCGTCTGGGCGAACCACGCGGTCGCCGCCTCCTTGAACACCGGCTCCCGGGAGGATTGGTAGAGCCGGTTGTAGAGATGCCCGAGGCCGGCGGAGCCATGGCAGATGGCCGCGTTCCGCACCCCGGCCCGCGCCATCGGGCGCCGTGCGGCCTCGCGAGCGAGCTCCAGCGCCACCCGCTCGAGTTCGCCGTCCGACAGCGCTCGGGCGGCAATCCGCAGGCAGACGACGGCGCCGGGATCTCCGTAACACCAGGCGGAGCGAGCGGGCTGGACGGGAATGCCCGGCGCGACACTCCAGGGGAAGCGAGCCCCCGGGCTGTCGGGCAACAGGTTCGCCAGCAGCCAGCGAGCCCCTCCCATGGCGAGTTCGCGAGCCTTCCGTTCGGAGACTCCCGCCCGGGCAATCAGCCCCAGCAGGGCCACCACGGCGGGCACCCCATGCGCGACGCCGAGGTCGAAGTGTCCCTCGCGATACACCTCCGCCTGCTTCTTCGGCAGATGCCGTGCTGGGGTCCACCATGACAGCCCTGGCCCAGCGGAAATGGAGCGCTCCTCCAAGCGGGCCACGATCTCCTCGAGACTCCGGACCGCCACCGGACGGGGCATCCGCTCGAGTGCATACACCCCCAGGCCGACCAGCCCGGAGATCAGATCGTAGTCCACGTTCCAAGGATGCCGGGAGACCAGGCCCAGCAGCACCTCGTCGATCTCCTCGAGGCCTTCGCTCGAAATGATTCCCATCGCCCCGAGTCTCGAAATGGACCAGGCGATCCCCGAGAAGCCAACATACAGCCACGGCGGGAGTGGGAGTTCCTCGAGCGCCGACGCGGCCTCCTGGATGAATTGCTCCGCGCAGGCCCGATGGCCCTGCTGGGGTTGCGCCCGGTCCAGCTCGGCGAACAAGAAGGCCAGTCCCGCCAGACCTCCCGAGAGCGTCGGCCCCTCCACCCCCTGACGCTCCCGCAGCGCCCCCGCGATCTCCTCAACGGACCGCAGCGCACGCTCCCGCAGAGGGCCCTCGAGCAGCGTCGTCCATCCCGTCATGAAAGCCCGCCTCCGCTCCGCCAGACGTCATCAGCTCCGGCCTCCAACCCAATACAACCTTTTCCTCACGCGGGTGATGCGGCAACAGGGTGGGTGTCGATGGCTTCTACAACACTTCCATCGCCTGGGAAGGCACACGGTTTCCTGCCCGACACGCGGAGGCACCTGGGGACGAGGGCGAAACCCCCCTGCTCAGGCTGTCCATGCCTGCACTCCCTAGCCATCTTCGAGATGGACGGCTCCAGATGGCAGACCACGATCAGATATTCCGGAAAGAGGCACTCGATTATCAGGCTGGGGCCCAGCAACAGGGAACCCTCTTGCGGCTCTCTCCCTCGTGGACACGCTGGGCCTTCTGGCTCCTGCTGACGGTGGTCTGCTTCTATGTCGGGTTCGGAATATTTGGATGGATCACCCAATACGCGACCGGCCCGGCGGTGGTGCGGATGAAGGGCCGGCTGGAGGTGACGGCACTCTTGGCGGGGCGGGTCACCTCGGTGGAGGTACAGCCGGGACAGCGCGTGAAGGAAGGGCAGATCCTGGCGCGCTTCTTCGCCGGGCCGGAGCAGGCAAGCCTGGAGCGCTACCAGCACGAGTTCGAACTGCTCCTGGTGCAACGGATGAGGGATCTCACGAACGAGGCGACGAGCCAGGCCCTGACCTCGCTGCGCGCGGAGATGGAACTGGCGAGGTTCCAGCTCGAGCAGCGGCTGGTACGGGCGCCCCAGGCGGGGGTGGTGAGCGACGTGCGGATCCGGCGCGGCCAGCACCTCTCCGAGGGAGAGGTGGTGGTTGCCCTGGTACAGGAGGACTCGCCCATGGAAGTCATCGCGATGCTTCCCGGCGGGTCCCGCCCGCTCCTCACCCAGGGAGGAAGGATGCGCCTGGAATTGGATGGCTTCCAATACCAATACCAGGAGCTGATCATCGACCAGGTCGGGGATGAGCTGGTGGGGCCTGAAGAGGTACGCCGGTACCTGGGCCCGGAGCTGGCGGAAAGTCTGACGGTCAACGGGGCCGTGGTGCTGGTGCGGGCCCACGCCCCCTCCCGGTTCTTCGAGGCGGATGGCAGGCGGCTCGCGTACTTCGACGGAATGCAGGGCACGGTCGATGCGCGGGTGAAGACGGAGCGCATCATCCTGACCATCATCCCCGGATTGAAGCCACTGTTCCACTGACACGCCATGCTCAGCCCACTCCATTCCCTGCTGAACCGGTTCCCGGAGTTGCACCGGCTGGGTCTGCCCGCTCGCCGCAAGCGGATTCCCCACATCCAGCAGATGGATGCCAGTGATTGTGGCGCGGCCTGTCTGGGCATGGTGCTCTCGTACCATGGCAAGCAGGTGCGCCTGGACGACATCCGCCAGGTTCTCGGCGTGGATCGGGACGGTGCGACCGCGCTGGCCCTCCTCGAGACCGCCCGCTGGTACGGGCTGCGCGGCCGCGGAGTCACCCTGGAGGTGGAGAACCTCGACTACCTTCCGACGGGCGCCATCCTCCACTGGGAATTCCGCCACTTCGTGGTCTTCGAGCGTCTGGGCAAGAACTGGGTCGACGTGGTGGATCCAGAGATGGGCCGGCGACGGGTGCCGTTGGACCAGTTCCGCCGGTCGTTCACGGGCGTGGCCCTGCTGCTGGAGCCTGGCGACACCTTCGTGCAGGAGAAGGGCCAGCGGCTCCCCATCCGGCGCTACCTGGAGCAGCTCCTGCTTCAATCGGGCATGCTGCCCCGCATCCTCCTCACCTCCCTGCTGGTGCAGCTCTTCGCCCTGGGGCTGCCAACGCTCACCGGGGCCATCACCGACCGGGTGGTGCCCCGCGGCGACTACCACCTGCTGCTCGTCCTGAGCGTGGCGATGGGCTCGCTGATCTTCTTCCAATTCCTGGCGTCGATGGTGCGCTCCTATCTGCTGCTGCACCTGCGCACCGAGCTGGATGCGCGCATGACGCTGGGCTTCGTGGAGCACCTGGTGGAGCTGCCGTACGTGTTCTTCCAGCACAGGCCGGTGGGCGATCTCATGAATCGCCTCGGCAGCAACACCACCATCCGCGAGATGCTGACCTCGGGGGTGCTCTCGGGCCTGCTGGATGGCTCCATGGTGCTCCTGTTCCTGGTGGTGTTGTTCATCGTGAACGTGCCCCTGGCGGTGCTGGTGCTGGGGCTCTCGGCGCTCCAGGTGGGCGTGTTCGCCTGGAGCTGGCGACGGCAGTCGGAGTTGATGGCCCGCAGCCTGGAGGCATCGGCGAGATCCGAGGCCTACGAGGTGGAGTTCCTCACCGGCATGGAGACCTTGAAGGCGATGGGTGGCGAGCACCGGGCGTTGGACCGCTGGTCGGGGATGTTCGTGGACGTGCTCAACATCTCGCTCCAGCGTGGACGGCTCGAAACCCTGGTCGAATCACTGCTGAGCACCCTGCAGATGGGCGCGCCCCTGGTCACCCTGTGCTTCGGCGCCTGGCAGGTGCTCCATGGCGTGCTCAGTCTGGGCAGCATGCTGGCGCTCAACGCGGTGGCGGTGGGCTTCCTGGGGCCGCTCGGGAACATGGTCTCCACGATGATGCAGTTGCAGCTCCTGGGCAGCTACCTCGCTCGAATCCATGACGTGATGGATGCACCTCCCGAGCAGCCGGCTGGCAAGGCGCGCCGGGCGCACAAGCTCACGGGGCACATCTCCCTGGAGAAGGTCTCGTTCCGCTATGGCCCCCACGCGCCCCTGGTGGTACGCGACGTGTCGGTGGAAATCCAACCCGGGCAGCTCGTGGCCATCGTGGGCCGCTCGGGAGCGGGCAAGTCCACCCTCGCCAACCTGCTGCTGGGCATGTACCAGCCCAGCGCGGGACGCATCTTGTACGACGGGGTGGATCTGTCGGAACTGGACCTGCGCTCGGTCCGCCAGCAGTTGGGAATCGTCCTGCAGAACCCCGCCTTGTTCAGCGCGAGCATCCGCTCCAACATCACCCTGGCGGACCCCTCCCTTCCCCTGGAAGCCGTGGTAGAGGCCGCCAGGCTGGCGCAGATCCACGAGGAGGTGCTCGCCATGCCCATGGGCTACGAGAGCCTGCTGCTGGATCGCGGGACCTCACTCTCCGGCGGGCAGCGGCAACGGCTCGCACTCGCCCGGGCGCTGGTCCGCAAGCCCGCGATCCTGCTGTTGGACGAGGCGACCAGCTCGTTGGATGCCATCACCGAGAGCAGGGTCCATCAGGCCCTGTCAACCCTCGAGTGCACACGCATCGTGATTGCCCACCGGTTGAGTACTGTCGTTGGCGCGGATCTGATCCTCACCCTGGAGGATGGCGCCCTGGTGGAGGCGGGGACGCACCAGCAATTGCTCGCCCGCAAAGGAATCTATGCCACGCTGGTGGCGGCCCAGCTGGGTTGACATCCCCACGGCCGGAGCCTCCCCCGCGCGAAAACCCCAAACGATAGGAATTGCGTTCGGAAACACCGCACCGCGGGCCATGAACCGCACTGCGCCTCTACACGCAGGCGGTCCTCGACACCAGCAGGCGATGGCCCGGACGCTTAGTCACGGCACCGACCGCGGTCGTGGCGCCGCGAGTAGCGGCGGCAGCCGCGGTGGTGTCGGCGGGAATCCCGGCGATCCCTGTCGTCATCGTCCCGTCTGTTGCCACCAGCGACCTGTTCCAGATTCTCGTCCGAGAGATTCCGGATGGTCTCCTTGTTCAGGCTGAGTCTCTTCGGAGTCATCTCGTTCATGATTCTGTCCCTCTTCTCTCTGGTGATGCTGCCGAAATTGGCAGCACTCACTTCATATGTATTACTCGCAGACAAGACAGACCAGTAGGGGTCCCCGATAAGGGCTTGTCCGAAGGGATAGCCAGGAGGAAGGCCAGGAGAGGCAAGGGGTGAAGCGGGGCAAGAGCAAGAGGGAAGGGAGCCAACGTCCTGGGAGGAGCCCGAACACAAGCATACCCACGGCGATTTGTTGTCAAACGAGGAGTGAAGAGGAGCCAGGAGCATATCGGCGAATCGGCCAGGAGTACGATGGCATCGGGCAGGCGGTGGGAAGCATGCTGGCGCGAGCCGTCCAGCAGAGCGTCGGCACCTCCGGCTGCACGCCTTCACCTCTTCGCCTTCTCAAGGGGTGGAGCGCCCGCCTGGATCCACGTGCCCCCAGAACGCGCGAGCACCCTCCCCTACCGCCTCCAGCACATCCGCCGCCGCCATGCCACCCACGTTCAGTGGCAGGTTCGCATGAACCTCAAACTGTGCCTGACCACCCGGCGAAGTGCCCGCAGGCCTTTCCCATCCCGTCACTGTCACCCGGAACCTATCATCGCCGTTGCGCAGGAGCGGAAATCCCCCGTCCTTCCTTTCTCGGGAGACAAAGGCATCTCGCTCCTGAAGAGGGATGCGCTGCCCCTCTTCGGAAATCATCCACCCCAGGTGCAAGCCGGGGAAGGCGCGTTCCATTCCATGAACAATGGTCAAAGGACGGCCATCGTCCCTGGTTAGCGCGGGAGCGTAGGCGACAAGACTGAGGGATCTTGATGTAGCTGTCATTTCAGCACCAGCTCATGACGACAACCGTGAGGGCGGAAGCAACGGTGCGGGAGGGCCAGAGCAGGACGAGGGCCACGAGCACCGGGCCCACCCTGGAGAGCACCAAAGAGGCCTCGCTCGCGCGTCCAGCATGGGAACTCTACCGCATCCGAGCAGCCTGACCCATCGGGTCTGGACAGCGAGCCGACATCGCGAGTAGGAAGAGTCGTCATCAGGAGGAATCAAATGAGCGACACGCCAGAGTGGAAAGGACGTCGTCTGGGCCCGTATCTGCTGGGTGAGCGGTTCCCGGACATTCCGGAGGACCAAGGGCGCCTCTACGCGGCGCACCATGTCGACACCGGGGAGTCCGTGCTGGTCGTGATGCCGGGCTCCGGCGACGACTGGAGTTCGTCCACCCTCTGGTGTGCGGAGGCCACGAGGTTCACCGATCCGGACGCCCTGGTTCTTCACCCCAAGCGCACGGCCGGGGCGAGGCCGCCGAGGTTGCACGAACTGACCCTGGGGTTCATCCACCTCGCGGGCGCGCTGGCGCAACTCGATGAACGGGAGGATGTGCGGGCCCACTTCCTGCGCGCTCCCCGGCCCATCCGTTCACGACACCCGGCAACGCGCTGGGGACTCACGGCGGTGGCCCTGGCGGTGGGATTCTTCTTCTTCCTATTCTGGCCGCGCACGTCCACACCTCCGGAGACACGCGACACACGCGAAGATGCTCCCGTCCTCGTGAATCGACCGGGCCTTTCTTCTCCAGCCATCGCCTATCCGATGCCGGAGAAACCTTTGAAGGAGCAGGCCAGGCCGCCTTGCATGCCGGGTACGGAAGTGGAGATTCGGGGCGGTTGCTGGATGCCCCACCGCAGTGATGCGCCCTGCCCTCCGGGAACGGCCGAGTACCAGGGCAGGTGCTACGTAGCCGTCAAGAAGCCGGACCCGGAGCCTCGATCCATCCAGCCCTGAGTTCGAGTTTCGCGGTTTCTAGCGATGCTCAGGCCGATGCCTCAAAGAAGGCGAGTAGTAGCAGGAGGAGGTTTTGTCGACCCTTCTTGCCACCGGGGTTCGCCGAGGCCACTCCACCGCGTGGCCTCCGGCAGTTTCACGATGGGTGCGGATGCGTCCGTCAGTTGCATGGGCTGGATCGCGGGCCCTCCACCGCTAGGCCTACGGCCTTGAGGGCAACGGGCTGGCGTGGAGAGCCATGGATCACGGGGTGAAGATGGGCGCTACGGTGGAACTCTCCCAGCCGGCCGTCAGCAGTACGCTGCCTGGATGCAGAAGGACGGCGGCTCCTCCCGTGCAACTGGCCGGGATATCGTCAAGCAGGGTCCATTCGTTGGTCTCCGGATCATACACCTCGGTGCCGCCGTCAACACCCCCCGCGATCAGAAGCTGCCCTGAGTAGAGGAGGGTCGCCGTGTGGTTGCGGTGCAACCGGTTCATAGCGGGACCCGTGCGCCACTGGGTAGTATACGGATTGTAAATGAACGTAGTGCCCGACGTGGAACTGGACGAATCGCCGCCCACCACCATCACCTCGCCCGAGTAGAGCCGCGTGGCGGTGAAGCCATCACGGTGGCCCGGCAGTGCTCCATGCTGGCTCCACCTGTTGGTGTAGGGATCATAGAGGTACACTTGCGACCCTGTGATCAACAGCACTTCGCCCGAATACAGCATCGTCGCGACAGACCCCGAGCTGTCGTGTTCCAGCTCGCCTGCGGGAGACCATGCGCCCGTTTCCGGATCATACAATTCCGCAGTGGTCGCCGGACTGACGTGGACATTCGAGCCATCGAGGTTCTCGATTTCGCCGCCCGTGACCAGCACCTTGCCCGACCGAAGCAGGGTCGCCTGGTGGCCAGAACGCCGCTGGCTCAAAGAGCCGGTATAGCTCCAGGAACGCGTGACCGGATCGTAAAGCTCTGCGCTCGAGAGCGTGGATTCATCATTCCGGCCACCCGACACCAGGATTTTTCCGGACGTCAGCTTGACGGTGGCGAAGTTGTAGCGCGGCGAGTTCAGAGCCCCCGTCGCCTGCCAGGTGTTTGAATAGGGATTGTAGAGTTCGGTCAAGCTGATGGAGGCCGCGACACCGAGCGAGTTGCGCGTATGACCCCCCGTGACCAGCACCAGTCCGGAGCTGAGCAGCGCCGCGCCCTGCACGCCGCGTGGAGACTGCATCGCTGAACTCGTCGCCCACGATGATTTTGGCAGCGGTCCGAACTTCAAGCGTGCGGCGATCATCTTGTGGTCAGACCACAGGTGAGGGTCTGCGACCGTCTGGAAGTCGCCCACATTGGTGGTACTGCCGCTATAGAGGGTGAAAATGTAATCGAGCACATTGCCCGAGTTGGTTGCGGTGTTGAATGTGTGATACTTCAAGCACAGGCTGGAGGCGGTCGTGCATTCCGATGTCTCCTTGAAGAAGTCGCCTCGGGCATCCCGCAGACCATAGTCATGAAGCAGTCGAGGCACCGACTTGGCTTCGGTGTTGCCTCCTGGGAATTGACCTGTTTTCGTCTTGTAATAAGCATTCATGTCGCCGATGATCGCAATCGGGGCTCCTGGCGGATGGGCCACGCCGTCAGTCATCGTCGAAGCGGAGATACCCTTCAATGCTTTTGCAAGTCCTCGCGCGACCTCTCCATTGAAGAAGTCAGCCACTCCGTCCGTGGTATCGCTGTATCCATGGTCGACAATCGAGTGGATCGAGGAAACGATGATGTACCTGTTTGGTTGGTCTGTCGAGGGTCCGGTCGACATCAGGATCGCCCACGGGAAGACCTTGTCTTTCTTGACAGAGTCCTTGTTGACAAAGCTCCTGCCCAGTGCGTTCTTGTGTTGACGGGGCGTGATCCGGGCTTGTTGTCTTCAATGGACATCACTGTGAACTCCTATCTGCGTGGGGGCCCTGCGTGAATCAAATGGCGTAAACTGCGGAGTCTGGATTACGCGCTTTGTGCATCAAATCCGAACAATTAGTGAATCCGAGACTAAGAATGGCCCTTGAGAACGGCAACGAGAGGGCATGTGAATGATGGGTTTTTCCGCGCTCTTCTGTTCTCCTGAATTCACTCCGGAGCCAATTGTTCGCGATTGGGCAGGCGCGCTTCCGCGCACGAACCGGGACCGGCTCCGCAGAACGCGCGGT
Above is a window of Cystobacter fuscus DNA encoding:
- a CDS encoding lantibiotic dehydratase, whose protein sequence is MNPSHSEEKSQAFAFSPAGFFALRTPLLPFEELIRWGEGLEAPRVQPGSPGLESALRRDQALLRGRLGEWLRRPEVREALFVASPSLHACLGLWEREPESERGGKVERSMVRYVLRMAGRPTPFGLFAGCSVGELGERTRLRLGPRASYQRHTRLHMDYACLLAEALSREPGLRRSILYRPSTSLYRACGRLRYAEGRMIDTARSYHLVAVEPTGYLEATLARAREGASPEVLARALVEGDPEISLAEAEEFVEELIDSQLLVPELSPPVTGPEALPELISQLQRLPGGARFADVLLPVRSALEQLDGGGLGAPSERYLEVARMLSTLPAPVELPRLFQVDMIKPAPEAVLGREVVRELERGVQLLYRLAPASPQRELERFREAFTLRYEGREVPLLEALDAEAGIGFNPSNVPSAEVAPLLAGLVLGGEASEAADASFGEHETVLLRRWEEHLCTGRQVLELDDAFVERLVNKQRQPLPDSFAVVATVAAESEEALARGRFQLLFQDASAFGANLLGRFCHGDSLLHRKVEALLRAEEALQRDVVFAEIVHLPQGRVGNILARPVLREYEIPYLGRSGAPRERQIDASDLRVSVKDSRIVLRSARLGREVLPRMTNAHDFQFQNLGLYRFLCTLQYQEHLGGLKWDWGPLAGAGFLPRVTHGRLVLSLARWTLGRDTLEGLGRAEGAQRFSAIQALRAERRMPRFVALEDEESLLPIDLDNVLAVEALVQKLKGRPLATLVEMFPGPEALGVEGPEGRFVHELVVPFVRSRPEQPARLTVGPGRPVEEPRPSSQARVFLPGSDWLFLKLYTGAATADRLLTGAVASLVKAALGSGAADGWFFIRYGDPDWHLRLRFHGTPARMRALAGELSDALAPLLQEQLLWKVQFDTYEREVERYGGPEAILLAEQLFQVDSEAVLELLALLPGDEGADARWRLLLCGMELLLSDLGLGLEARLAVVSDSREGFRREFQVDHAIERRMNERFREERRGLEELLGSRRAGTPVLARGLEVLQRRSDKLVPIAAGLKELEAAGKLGLSITELAGDFLHMHANRMARSAARAQEWVLYELLTRHYSALVARHRTAAPEG
- a CDS encoding lanthionine synthetase C family protein; its protein translation is MTGWTTLLEGPLRERALRSVEEIAGALRERQGVEGPTLSGGLAGLAFLFAELDRAQPQQGHRACAEQFIQEAASALEELPLPPWLYVGFSGIAWSISRLGAMGIISSEGLEEIDEVLLGLVSRHPWNVDYDLISGLVGLGVYALERMPRPVAVRSLEEIVARLEERSISAGPGLSWWTPARHLPKKQAEVYREGHFDLGVAHGVPAVVALLGLIARAGVSERKARELAMGGARWLLANLLPDSPGARFPWSVAPGIPVQPARSAWCYGDPGAVVCLRIAARALSDGELERVALELAREAARRPMARAGVRNAAICHGSAGLGHLYNRLYQSSREPVFKEAATAWFAQTLEMRRPGEGLAGFLSWYPKTDEDDEDEEKEVGRELDGTLLEGAAGIALTLLAACHPLPPTWDGMLLAAIPD
- a CDS encoding efflux RND transporter periplasmic adaptor subunit, with the translated sequence MKGRLEVTALLAGRVTSVEVQPGQRVKEGQILARFFAGPEQASLERYQHEFELLLVQRMRDLTNEATSQALTSLRAEMELARFQLEQRLVRAPQAGVVSDVRIRRGQHLSEGEVVVALVQEDSPMEVIAMLPGGSRPLLTQGGRMRLELDGFQYQYQELIIDQVGDELVGPEEVRRYLGPELAESLTVNGAVVLVRAHAPSRFFEADGRRLAYFDGMQGTVDARVKTERIILTIIPGLKPLFH
- a CDS encoding peptidase domain-containing ABC transporter, which translates into the protein MLSPLHSLLNRFPELHRLGLPARRKRIPHIQQMDASDCGAACLGMVLSYHGKQVRLDDIRQVLGVDRDGATALALLETARWYGLRGRGVTLEVENLDYLPTGAILHWEFRHFVVFERLGKNWVDVVDPEMGRRRVPLDQFRRSFTGVALLLEPGDTFVQEKGQRLPIRRYLEQLLLQSGMLPRILLTSLLVQLFALGLPTLTGAITDRVVPRGDYHLLLVLSVAMGSLIFFQFLASMVRSYLLLHLRTELDARMTLGFVEHLVELPYVFFQHRPVGDLMNRLGSNTTIREMLTSGVLSGLLDGSMVLLFLVVLFIVNVPLAVLVLGLSALQVGVFAWSWRRQSELMARSLEASARSEAYEVEFLTGMETLKAMGGEHRALDRWSGMFVDVLNISLQRGRLETLVESLLSTLQMGAPLVTLCFGAWQVLHGVLSLGSMLALNAVAVGFLGPLGNMVSTMMQLQLLGSYLARIHDVMDAPPEQPAGKARRAHKLTGHISLEKVSFRYGPHAPLVVRDVSVEIQPGQLVAIVGRSGAGKSTLANLLLGMYQPSAGRILYDGVDLSELDLRSVRQQLGIVLQNPALFSASIRSNITLADPSLPLEAVVEAARLAQIHEEVLAMPMGYESLLLDRGTSLSGGQRQRLALARALVRKPAILLLDEATSSLDAITESRVHQALSTLECTRIVIAHRLSTVVGADLILTLEDGALVEAGTHQQLLARKGIYATLVAAQLG
- a CDS encoding class I lanthipeptide → MLLAPLHSSFDNKSPWVCLCSGSSQDVGSLPSCSCPASPLASPGLPPGYPFGQALIGDPYWSVLSASNTYEVSAANFGSITREKRDRIMNEMTPKRLSLNKETIRNLSDENLEQVAGGNRRDDDDRDRRDSRRHHRGCRRYSRRHDRGRCRD
- a CDS encoding DUF5953 family protein translates to MTATSRSLSLVAYAPALTRDDGRPLTIVHGMERAFPGLHLGWMISEEGQRIPLQERDAFVSRERKDGGFPLLRNGDDRFRVTVTGWERPAGTSPGGQAQFEVHANLPLNVGGMAAADVLEAVGEGARAFWGHVDPGGRSTP
- a CDS encoding kelch repeat-containing protein, translating into MSTGPSTDQPNRYIIVSSIHSIVDHGYSDTTDGVADFFNGEVARGLAKALKGISASTMTDGVAHPPGAPIAIIGDMNAYYKTKTGQFPGGNTEAKSVPRLLHDYGLRDARGDFFKETSECTTASSLCLKYHTFNTATNSGNVLDYIFTLYSGSTTNVGDFQTVADPHLWSDHKMIAARLKFGPLPKSSWATSSAMQSPRGVQGAALLSSGLVLVTGGHTRNSLGVAASISLTELYNPYSNTWQATGALNSPRYNFATVKLTSGKILVSGGRNDESTLSSAELYDPVTRSWSYTGSLSQRRSGHQATLLRSGKVLVTGGEIENLDGSNVHVSPATTAELYDPETGAWSPAGELEHDSSGSVATMLYSGEVLLITGSQVYLYDPYTNRWSQHGALPGHRDGFTATRLYSGEVMVVGGDSSSSTSGTTFIYNPYTTQWRTGPAMNRLHRNHTATLLYSGQLLIAGGVDGGTEVYDPETNEWTLLDDIPASCTGGAAVLLHPGSVLLTAGWESSTVAPIFTP